Sequence from the Romeriopsis navalis LEGE 11480 genome:
TGGCGAAACCATTACGTATACATAGTTTCACAACTAACGCTGAATTGGTTTTTATCAATGTAGGTTTTCCGTACTCGCAAAACTGTAACACCCAATACAAAATGCATTCGATCGCGTGTTGTCGGTCACATGTCGCATGGGTTGAACCCTTTGATAGTGAAAGATTCGAGAGGCTTTGGAAGAATTCTAAATCCTTTCTAAATCCTTGCTGTAGCAGTTGTTTAACCCTGTTATGAGCGTGTCGAGAGCGGCTAAATAGTATCGTGCGATACGAAATACTGCTGGGTTGGGGCGCCAAAGTTGACAGAATATTTACTGATTTTATCGTGTCGTTTTATGGGTTGTTTGCATTGGTGATTACGTGATCGACTGTTTTGCGTGTGACAAATAGCATTGTTATGTTGGGAAATCTTTGCGTTTTGCGGCTGTCGATCCGGTTTAAGCGATAATTGCTGCTGGACGTTCGATTGTAATTTGTTGATTGTTTTATGGTTGTGTTGACGCGGCGACTTGCGCCGGATTCGCAGGCGGCGGTGATAGGGATTTTGCCATTGACGGCGGACGAGCGGACGCGATCGCGCTATCGTCATGATCTGCCCGACGGTTCAGTCGTGTTTTTGCAATTGCCGCGGGGCACAGTGTTGCAAGATGGTGATTTGCTGCAAGCTGATGATGGGCAGCAATTGCGTGTCAGCGCGAAGCCAGAGCCGGTGCTCACGGTGACGGCGGCCACCCCTTTAGCGTTGATGCTCGCCACCTATCACTTGGGCAATCGTCATGTGCCGTTGGAGGTGACAGACCATTATCTGCGGTTAGCGCCGGATTCCGTGTTGCAGGCAATGTTAGTTGAACAATTGCAGGTCCAAGTAAAGGAAGAGATGGCCCCGTTCTGTCCGCAAGCTGGTGCGTATCAACATCATGCCCATACGCACGACGACCATCGCCACGACCATCATCATCACCATTAAATCTGCTACCGTCTGATGTCATCTGCACGATCCCTCAATCTCGCCCCCGATAAGCTGTTGCGTTTGCAACAATTAGCCAGTCCCGTCTTGCCGGTTGGTGCCTATAGCTATTCCGAAGGTTTAGAAATGCTAGTGGAGACAGGGACGATCGATGCGGCTCCCGCTTTACAGTATTGGCTGGAGCAGGAGTTGGCGATCGGCAGTCTCGTCACCGATGGGGCGATGCTGTGTCGGGCTTACACGGCGGTGAATGCCAACGATGTCGATCAACTGAAATATTGGAATAGCTGGTGGTCAGCGGCGCGGGAGACCCAAGAGTTGCGCAATCAGGGCTGGCAAATGGGGCGATCGTTGGTGCGGCTCTTAAAGTCGCTAGATGATTCGGTGCAGCCTTGGTTGGATGCCTTGGTGCCGCAGGCGAATTG
This genomic interval carries:
- the ureE gene encoding urease accessory protein UreE translates to MVVLTRRLAPDSQAAVIGILPLTADERTRSRYRHDLPDGSVVFLQLPRGTVLQDGDLLQADDGQQLRVSAKPEPVLTVTAATPLALMLATYHLGNRHVPLEVTDHYLRLAPDSVLQAMLVEQLQVQVKEEMAPFCPQAGAYQHHAHTHDDHRHDHHHHH
- a CDS encoding urease accessory protein UreF: MSSARSLNLAPDKLLRLQQLASPVLPVGAYSYSEGLEMLVETGTIDAAPALQYWLEQELAIGSLVTDGAMLCRAYTAVNANDVDQLKYWNSWWSAARETQELRNQGWQMGRSLVRLLKSLDDSVQPWLDALVPQANWPIVFGVAVAHWEIDLQAALLAYFQGWAANAIGAGVKLIPLGQTVGQQLLMDLTPAITTASEQAMGMSDVDLSSCSWGLALASSQHEMQQVRLFQS